The following proteins are co-located in the Pseudomonas cavernae genome:
- a CDS encoding MdtB/MuxB family multidrug efflux RND transporter permease subunit, whose protein sequence is MNLSRLFILRPVATTLSMLAILLAGLIAYRLLPVAALPQVDYPTIRVLTLYPGASPEVMTSAVTAPLERQFGQMPGLAQMSSTSSGGASVITLRFALEMGLDVAEQEVQAAINAASNLLPKDLPAPPVYNKVNPADTPVLTVAISSKTMPLPKLHDLVDTRMAQKLAQISGVGMVSLAGGQRQAVRIRVNPEALAANGLNLSDVRTLIGSANVNQPKGNFDGPTRVSMLDANDQLKSPAEYEELILAYNNGAALRLKDVATIIDGAEDERLAAWANQNQAVLINIQRQPGANVIEVVDRIQALLPKITSTMPAGLDVTVLSDRTQTIRASVRDVQYELLLSVALVVMVTFLFLRKLSATIIPSIAVPLSLVGTFAVMYLAGFSVNNLTLMALTIATGFVVDDAIVMLENIARHLEAGDTPLQAALKGARQIGFTLISLTFSLIAVLIPLLFMADVVGRLFREFAITLAVAILISLVVSLTLTPMMCARLLKREPQEAEQGRFYRASGAFIDGMIAAYGRALQWVLRHQPLTLLVAIATLGLTVVLYLAVPKGFFPVQDTGLIQGISEAPQAVSFRAMSARQQELAAIILKDPAVDSLSSYIGVDGDNVTLNSGRLLINLKPHGERDESASEVIARLQPRLDQLSDIRLFLQPVQDLTIEDRVSRTQFQFSLESPDADLLGEWTHKLVEALRQKPELRDVASDLQDKGLQVYLNIDRDLAGRLGVNVSSITDALYDAFGQRQISTIFTQASQYRVVLQSRDGEQIGPQALGQIHVATSAGTQVPLSSLARVEERNAELVINHIGQFPAVNLSFNLADGVSLGEAVAIIEQTQRDIGMPEGVQSRFQGAAEAFRASLSSTLLLILAAVVTMYIVLGVLYESYIHPVTILSTLPSAGVGALLALLLTGNDLGLIAIIGIILLIGIVKKNAIMMIDFALEAERNQGMSPHDAIYQAALLRFRPILMTTLAALFGAIPLMLATGSGAELRQPLGLVMVGGLLVSQVLTLFTTPVIYLYFDRLARRFGRKEEEGEEVVV, encoded by the coding sequence ATGAACCTGTCCCGGCTGTTCATCCTCCGCCCGGTCGCCACCACCCTGAGCATGCTGGCGATCCTCCTCGCCGGCCTGATCGCCTACCGGCTGTTGCCGGTGGCGGCGCTGCCACAAGTGGATTACCCGACCATCCGCGTGCTCACCCTGTATCCCGGCGCCAGCCCGGAGGTGATGACCAGTGCGGTGACCGCGCCGCTGGAACGCCAGTTCGGGCAGATGCCGGGGCTGGCGCAGATGTCCTCGACCAGCTCGGGTGGCGCCTCGGTGATCACCCTGCGGTTCGCCCTGGAGATGGGCCTGGATGTCGCCGAGCAGGAGGTGCAGGCGGCGATCAACGCGGCCAGCAATCTGTTGCCCAAGGATCTACCGGCGCCGCCGGTGTACAACAAGGTCAACCCGGCCGACACGCCGGTGCTGACCGTGGCGATCAGCTCCAAGACCATGCCGCTGCCCAAGCTGCACGACCTGGTCGATACGCGCATGGCGCAGAAACTGGCGCAGATCAGCGGCGTCGGCATGGTCAGCCTGGCCGGCGGTCAGCGCCAGGCGGTGCGCATCCGCGTCAATCCGGAAGCCCTGGCGGCCAACGGCCTCAACCTGTCCGACGTGCGCACGCTGATCGGCAGCGCCAACGTCAATCAGCCGAAGGGCAACTTCGACGGCCCGACGCGGGTGTCGATGCTGGATGCTAACGACCAGCTGAAATCCCCGGCGGAATACGAAGAACTGATCCTCGCCTACAACAACGGCGCCGCGCTGCGCCTGAAGGACGTCGCCACCATCATCGATGGCGCCGAGGACGAACGCCTGGCCGCCTGGGCCAACCAGAACCAGGCCGTGCTGATCAACATCCAGCGCCAGCCGGGTGCCAACGTCATCGAAGTGGTCGACCGCATCCAGGCGCTGCTGCCGAAGATCACCTCGACCATGCCCGCCGGCCTCGACGTCACCGTGCTCAGCGATCGCACCCAGACCATTCGCGCCTCGGTGCGCGACGTGCAGTACGAGCTGCTGCTGTCCGTCGCCCTGGTGGTAATGGTGACCTTCCTGTTCCTGCGCAAGCTGTCGGCCACCATCATTCCGTCGATCGCCGTGCCGTTGTCGTTGGTCGGCACCTTCGCCGTGATGTACCTGGCCGGCTTCTCGGTCAACAACCTGACGCTGATGGCGCTGACCATCGCCACCGGCTTCGTGGTCGACGACGCCATCGTCATGCTGGAGAACATCGCCCGGCACCTGGAGGCGGGGGACACGCCGCTGCAGGCGGCGCTCAAGGGGGCCAGGCAGATCGGCTTCACCCTGATCTCGCTGACCTTCTCGCTGATCGCCGTGCTGATTCCGCTGCTGTTCATGGCCGATGTGGTCGGCCGGCTGTTCCGCGAGTTCGCCATCACCCTGGCGGTGGCGATCCTGATTTCCCTGGTAGTGTCGCTGACCCTGACGCCGATGATGTGCGCACGCCTGCTCAAGCGCGAGCCGCAAGAGGCCGAGCAGGGGCGGTTCTACCGCGCCAGCGGCGCCTTCATCGACGGCATGATCGCCGCCTACGGTCGCGCTCTGCAGTGGGTGCTGCGCCATCAGCCGCTGACCCTGCTGGTCGCCATCGCCACCCTCGGCCTCACCGTGGTGCTCTACCTGGCGGTGCCCAAGGGCTTCTTCCCGGTGCAGGACACCGGCCTGATCCAGGGCATCTCCGAGGCACCGCAGGCGGTGTCGTTCCGCGCCATGAGCGCGCGCCAGCAGGAACTGGCGGCGATCATCCTCAAGGACCCGGCGGTGGATAGCCTGAGTTCCTACATAGGCGTCGATGGCGACAACGTCACGCTCAACAGCGGTCGTCTGCTGATCAATCTCAAGCCACACGGTGAACGCGACGAAAGCGCCAGCGAGGTGATCGCGCGCCTGCAGCCACGACTGGACCAGCTCAGCGATATCCGCCTGTTCCTCCAGCCGGTGCAGGACCTGACCATCGAGGATCGGGTCAGCCGCACCCAGTTCCAGTTCAGCCTGGAGTCGCCGGACGCCGACTTGCTGGGCGAGTGGACGCACAAGCTGGTCGAGGCGCTGCGTCAGAAGCCGGAGCTGCGCGATGTCGCCAGCGACCTGCAGGACAAGGGCCTGCAGGTGTACCTGAACATCGACCGCGACCTCGCCGGGCGCCTCGGCGTCAACGTCTCGAGCATCACCGACGCGCTGTACGACGCCTTCGGCCAGCGGCAGATCTCGACCATCTTCACCCAGGCCAGTCAGTACCGCGTGGTCCTGCAATCTCGCGATGGCGAGCAGATCGGCCCGCAGGCGCTGGGGCAGATCCACGTCGCCACCAGCGCCGGCACTCAGGTGCCGCTGTCCAGCCTGGCGCGGGTCGAGGAGCGCAATGCCGAGCTGGTGATCAACCACATCGGCCAGTTCCCGGCGGTCAACCTGTCGTTCAACCTGGCGGACGGCGTGTCGCTCGGCGAGGCGGTGGCGATCATCGAGCAGACCCAGCGCGACATCGGCATGCCGGAGGGCGTGCAGAGCCGCTTCCAGGGCGCCGCCGAGGCGTTCCGCGCCTCGCTGTCGAGCACCCTGCTGCTGATTCTCGCCGCGGTGGTGACCATGTACATCGTCCTCGGCGTGCTCTACGAGAGCTACATCCATCCGGTGACCATCCTCTCCACGCTGCCCTCGGCCGGGGTCGGCGCCTTGCTGGCCTTGTTGCTGACCGGCAACGACCTGGGCCTGATCGCCATCATCGGCATCATCCTGCTGATCGGCATCGTCAAGAAGAACGCGATCATGATGATCGACTTCGCCCTCGAGGCCGAACGCAACCAGGGCATGAGCCCGCACGATGCGATCTACCAGGCCGCGTTGCTGCGCTTCCGGCCGATCCTGATGACCACCCTGGCGGCGCTGTTCGGCGCCATTCCGCTAATGCTCGCCACCGGCTCCGGCGCCGAGCTGCGCCAGCCGCTGGGCCTGGTGATGGTCGGCGGGTTGCTGGTCAGCCAGGTGCTGACGCTGTTCACCACGCCGGTGATCTACCTGTACTTCGACCGTCTGGCGCGGCGTTTCGGGCGGAAGGAAGAAGAGGGTGAAGAGGTGGTGGTATGA